In the genome of Blastopirellula retiformator, the window GTATGATCCAGCTGCGGGATCTTTTCGGTCATCATAAAGAAGTCGTTGACCCGCGACGCCCCGCTCATCGTGAAGCTTTGATTTTCGTACAGCTTCTCCAAGCGGAAGCCGGTCGTGGCGTCTTTGTCGGTGTCCCACTCGCGCTCGAAGTAAGACTCCAGGAAGTTGCTGTCGCTGATGTAGCCGAGTTCGCCAAAGAATCGCAGGTCTCCCCGGAATGTCTGGCGATGGCGGCCGATCACTCGGCCACGCGGATTGGCCTGCGGCTCGATCACGCGACGATCGGCGCCCAGGTTGTCGGTACCGCTGTCATGAATTCCCCAGGCGTCCAAAAAGCCGGTCGCTGGCGTGCGCATGAAGGGGAAGTAGGTTCCGTTGAAATCGAAACGCGTGCCGACGCCAAAACCTCGTTCGCTAAGGAAGTCGAGCGAGGTGTTCCACTCGGTCCCTTCCCAGGGATTCTTGATGCCGAGCAACTCGTAGTTGTCCCACTCGGTCAGAACCTGGAAACCAAAGTTGTTGTCGTTGCGAACCTTGATATTGTTCAGATAGAACGTTGGGTTCTCAATATTGGCCGACAAGGTTGGCCAGTAGAAGACCGGCACGCCCCCCATGTAGACGAAGTTGTTGCGGGCGGTGGCTCGTTTGTCGTGATCGATAATCGGCGCCGCGGTGTACGGATCGTACTGCACTTCGCCGGTGATCGGGTTGATTACTTCCCGCTGCTCGTCAATGAACTCAATCTCGTTCGACTGCAGCCAATAGTTGGGCACGCCCAAACGGCTGGTGGTGATTGACGCTCCGAACGCCTGGTAGCGACTAGGATCGATCCGCTGCAGCACATCCGCTTTCAAACGAACCAGGCCTTCGTAGCCAGGCGCCGGGGTCAGTAGTTCGGCGCCAAGCACGATGCCGGTTTCGGTTCCGGCGTTGTAGTACATCCGATCGGCGTAAACGACCTGTTCGCCCTGGCGGAAGACGATGCTCCCTTCCAGGTACAGTTCAATATCGCCGGCGTCGTTCGCCTGATTCGACTGGGCCAGCGCGCTGACCCCTTTCTTCGACCACAACACGACGCGATCAGCCAGAATATTAACCGAACCGATGGTGTCGATCCCTTCGATCATGACGTTGACGCCGGAGTCGAACATCATGATCGACTCGCCGCTGACTGGGTCGGTCTCGGTGCCGCGAAACTGGAAGCCGGTCGCATAGCGGTTGTTGATCGTGACCCGTTGCGGTCGCGGGGTCGGGACCGCGTTGGCCGGCATCGCAGCGACGCCAGGCTCTTGGTATTGGATCTGCATGATCGGCTGCGGCATGCCGACCTTGGCGGCGTCGCCACCTTCGCGCTGGATCGCCAGGCCGCGCTGATAGACGGCCGGCGTCACGGCGTTGCGATTATTCTGATTGGGCTGCGGCAGGTTGATCTCTTTGTTGGTCGACAGTTCGCCCAGCCACGACGGGCCTTTGAACGTGCCGTCCATGATGTCGAGGCCATATTTGACTTCGACGGCGCCTTCGAGATAGACCTTCACCTTGTGGGGCGCCATGCGGAACGGCTGCGAGTAGTCGATCCACAACACCGCGTCGCGGGAAACAGTGGAGGACTCGCCCTGTTGGATCCGACAATTGCCTGACAGGATCCAAACTTCCAGGGTGCCTTGCTGCGACACCTGCGCCGAATCGGCGGAGACGGTAATCGGGTAGGCCTGACTCGGTTCGGGGAAGGCGATTTCGGCCGCCGACAAGCGCGCAAGGTCGGCGACGTTTGCGCCGCAGCAACAAACGAAGATCGTCGCCAAGAC includes:
- a CDS encoding LPS-assembly protein LptD, with the translated sequence MATIFVCCCGANVADLARLSAAEIAFPEPSQAYPITVSADSAQVSQQGTLEVWILSGNCRIQQGESSTVSRDAVLWIDYSQPFRMAPHKVKVYLEGAVEVKYGLDIMDGTFKGPSWLGELSTNKEINLPQPNQNNRNAVTPAVYQRGLAIQREGGDAAKVGMPQPIMQIQYQEPGVAAMPANAVPTPRPQRVTINNRYATGFQFRGTETDPVSGESIMMFDSGVNVMIEGIDTIGSVNILADRVVLWSKKGVSALAQSNQANDAGDIELYLEGSIVFRQGEQVVYADRMYYNAGTETGIVLGAELLTPAPGYEGLVRLKADVLQRIDPSRYQAFGASITTSRLGVPNYWLQSNEIEFIDEQREVINPITGEVQYDPYTAAPIIDHDKRATARNNFVYMGGVPVFYWPTLSANIENPTFYLNNIKVRNDNNFGFQVLTEWDNYELLGIKNPWEGTEWNTSLDFLSERGFGVGTRFDFNGTYFPFMRTPATGFLDAWGIHDSGTDNLGADRRVIEPQANPRGRVIGRHRQTFRGDLRFFGELGYISDSNFLESYFEREWDTDKDATTGFRLEKLYENQSFTMSGASRVNDFFMMTEKIPQLDHTIIGESLLFDRLTWNAHSSIGYLHLNPADPPTDPVDLAKFSLFPYETNSEGIRAFTTQSLEMPLDIGPTKVTPYALGQVGYWHEDVNDNDVMRGYGQLGVRGSLMMWTANRAVQSQLWNLNGLAHKVTLYGDAFYADSSQDIERFPLYDNLDDDAQEQFARRFKVNTFGLPTNVPLPATVDERFYAIRYGLQNSVTSPSAEIADDLQVARLELRQVWQTKRGAPGGERIIDWIKFDVGASVFPDADRDNFGETIGLVNYDFNWEIGDRLSIVSDGDWDFFDNGLQMVNVGAQMSRPQVGTLYLGYTMIRSPVLANILNASFQYRMTDKWIAGLGTSYDFESAGNLGQNVYLTRIGESSLFTFNVNVDPSRAVTGIGITFEPRFFATGRYSRIAGEPIPPVGAFGLE